A single Cryptococcus deuterogattii R265 chromosome 2, complete sequence DNA region contains:
- a CDS encoding solute carrier family 41, producing MSPILKRDIADQIRQTKRFAAAAIGSSYLEDESYRTPPFEEQPENQLLKLENIKDGDRGGPAFTSSSSARQGMGVHRNEIEQDHNYKEAKWLNTKAAAADGKDKGKAISEDFGNLPQDEMNQLVSERPSVDSWKDNGPLNHGFPGESFGYAEPELEIMSSNTRKDKWKDMMSLLFEATPSVLLSLVGLVFTGQLLEHLARWRVFRRVDELFILVPMIGNLKGNLEMCLSARLGTSANIGELDHRVTRRTMLMANMTLLGLQSLIISSVAAFISFVLGLLTIHRLGDIPEGVSYGNSTNPGLESADQEWHEGYTRPGWKQLVMVLATGMGSAGISSAVLGSFMGSLVVVSRWAGADPDNITPPLAACLGDLLTLFILSLLGTALVGAMDTVIPLLAVVIMSSAAGWFTRRVVRNVWVKEVAKGGWVPLIGAMLISSGTGMVLSIGVGKYRGFALLAISMTGLTGSIGAIHANRLSTQLHTLLHPTHPRPRSVANLSSLHGGHSGLTPFQRGITLFLIAYPCQGAFLFFVTWVGWVDTSLGWTVWVAFSAITLMSLVIAHYLTLFFWSKDLDPDSYTLPIHSALVDFMGQVLLMLAYETCISLGRDVVVKNP from the exons ATGTCTCCGATTCTCAAGAGAGATATAGCAGATCAGATACGCCAAACAAAAAGGTTCGCAGCAGCGGCTATAGGATCGTCATATCTGGAGGACGAGTCTTACCGGACTCCTCCGTTTGAAGAACAACCTGAAAATCAGCTTCTAAAGCTAGAGAATATCAAAGATGGCGATAGAGGGGGGCCAGCTTTTACTTCAAGTTCTTCTGCAAGGCAAGGTATGGGGGTCCATAGAAATGAGATCGAACAGGATCACAACTACAAGGAAGCCAAGTGGTTGAATACCAAAGCTGCCGCGGCCGACGGGAAGGACAAAGGCAAGGCGATTTCCGAAGATTTTGGCAACTTACCACAAGATGAAATGAATCAGTTGGTGTCAGAGAGGCCGTCAGTTGATAGCTGGAAGGATAATGGGCCGTTGAACCATGGCTTCCCGGGTGAAAGCTTTGGCTATGCTGAGCCTGAGCTCGAAATTATGTCAAGTAATACCAGAAAAGATAAGTGGAAGGACATGATGAGTCTGCTTTTCGAG GCCACTCCTTCTGTTCTACTTTCTCTCGTGGGACTCGTCTTCACCGGCCAACTTCTCGAACATTTGGCCCGATGGCGAGTCTTCAGACGCGTTGACGAgcttttcatccttgtccCTATGATCGGCAACCTCAAGGGTAATCTTGAGATGTGTCTCTCCGCCCGACTCGGTACATCAGCGAATATTGGTGAACTCGATCATCGTGTCACACGACGTACCATGCTCATGGCCAACATGACTCTTCTCGGTCTCCAatccctcatcatcagctccGTCGCGGCCTTTATCAGCTTTGTCCTCGGTCTCTTGACGATCCATCGACTGGGTGATATACCGGAGGGTGTGAGCTATGGCAACAGTACGAACCCCGGTCTCGAAAGTGCTGACCAAGAATGGCACGAGGGTTATACCAGGCCAGGGTGGAAGCAATTGGTGATGGTACTGGCCACAGGAATGGGCAGTGCCGGAATTAGTAGTGCTGTGCTTGGTTCGTTTATGGGAAGCTTGGTTGTCGTTTCGAGATGGGCTGGTGCGGACCCAG ACAATATCACTCCGCCTTTGGCAGCTTGCCTTGGCGATCTCCTTACCCTTTTtattctttctcttctggGTACAGCTCTCGTCGGTGCGATGGATACGGTAATACCCTTATTGGCTGTCGTTATCATGTCTAGTGCCGCAGGCTGGTTTACTCGACGTGTTGTGCGCAACGTGTGGGTTAAAGAAGTTGCGAAGGGCGGATGGGTCCCATTG ATCGGAGCCATGCTTATTTCTAGTGGAACGGGAATGGTTCTTTCCATAGGTGTAGGCAAGTACAGAGGATTTGCATTGTTGGCCATATCCATGACGG GCCTGACTGGGTCAATTGGCGCTATCCATGCTAATCGTCTCTCCACTCAATTACACACACTCCTCCATCCTACTCATCCGCGTCCTCGCTCTGTGGCCAACCTATCGTCTTTGCACGGGGGCCACTCGGGTCTTACTCCTTTTCAACGCGGCATCACTTTGTTCCTCATCGCTTACCCGTGTCAGGGCGCGTTTTTATTCTTTGTGACTTGGGTTGGTTGGGTTGATACCTCTTTGGGCTGGACAGTATGGGTTGCTTTTAGTGCGATT ACACTCATGTCACTAGTTATTGCTCACTATTTGACTCTGTTCTTCTGGTCGAAGGATCTTGATCCTGA CTCTTATACTCTCCCTATACATTCCGCGCTTGTCGATTTCATGGGTCAAGTGCTTCTTATGCTCGCATACGAGACCTGCATCTCATTGGGAAGAGACGTCGTAGTAAAAAATCCATGA